One stretch of Enterobacter sp. RHBSTW-00994 DNA includes these proteins:
- the fliT gene encoding flagella biosynthesis regulatory protein FliT: protein MNTPSSALSAWQALYNLSLTMLTHAKAGQWDELITHEITYVQLIEQISQNPIASAPPAHIEQARFLLENVLKNENDLKELLAARMDELRNLIGQTSRQQSITSTYGKLSGNILYPESLTRDPQL, encoded by the coding sequence ATGAACACTCCTAGCTCCGCACTTAGCGCCTGGCAGGCGCTATACAATCTTAGCCTCACAATGCTTACGCATGCTAAAGCGGGGCAATGGGATGAGCTGATTACACATGAGATCACCTATGTTCAGCTTATCGAACAGATCTCTCAAAATCCCATAGCCTCAGCCCCGCCTGCGCACATTGAACAAGCCAGATTTTTGCTCGAAAATGTTCTGAAAAATGAAAATGACCTTAAAGAATTGCTGGCGGCCCGAATGGACGAGCTGCGCAATTTGATTGGCCAGACCAGCAGGCAGCAATCAATAACCTCTACCTATGGCAAACTCTCGGGTAATATTCTCTACCCCGAAAGTCTGACACGCGACCCCCAATTATGA